One stretch of Zingiber officinale cultivar Zhangliang chromosome 6B, Zo_v1.1, whole genome shotgun sequence DNA includes these proteins:
- the LOC121990609 gene encoding ethylene-responsive transcription factor ERF027-like, producing the protein MAEKSSSGDSHVEEPPARERLTRSYRGVRFRSGKWVSEIREPRKAKRIWLGTYPTAEMAAAAYDVAAHALRGPDAILNFPDEIARRPTPASPSHADIRTAAAEAAASSKLLPKQEGKPEEAPIPPKTDEEVGPGEEKETATTAGVGLEPGKYIDEEEMFEMPKLLMNMAEGMLMSPPRLSPRHSDDSPETSDGGNLWTYP; encoded by the coding sequence ATGGCTGAAAAGAGCAGTTCCGGCGATTCCCATGTTGAGGAGCCGCCGGCTAGAGAGAGGCTGACCCGGAGCTACCGCGGCGTACGGTTCAGGAGCGGCAAGTGGGTGTCGGAGATCCGGGAGCCCCGCAAGGCTAAGCGCATCTGGCTTGGCACCTACCCCACCGCCGAGATGGCTGCCGCCGCCTACGACGTCGCAGCACATGCCCTCCGCGGCCCCGACGCCATCCTCAACTTCCCCGACGAGATCGCCCGGCGCCCTACGCCGGCTTCACCCTCTCACGCCGATATTCGCACCGCTGCAGCCGAGGCAGCCGCTTCCTCGAAGTTGCTTCCGAAGCAGGAAGGGAAGCCGGAGGAGGCGCCGATTCCGCCGAAGACAGACGAGGAGGTAGGGCCGGGCGAGGAGAAAGAGACAGCTACAACGGCGGGGGTAGGTCTGGAACCGGGGAAATATATAGATGAAGAGGAGATGTTTGAGATGCCCAAGTTGCTGATGAACATGGCGGAGGGGATGCTGATGAGCCCACCGAGGCTGAGTCCACGTCACTCCGACGACTCGCCGGAGACTTCTGACGGCGGCAATTTGTGGACTTATCCTTAA